Genomic DNA from Sphingomonas hankookensis:
GGACATAGGGCTTAGGATAGGTCAGCCCGAAAAACCCCTCCTGCATGCCGGCAAAGTCGGTGACCCCCGAATAGCCGAGCCGAAACACCGTCCCGAACGCGATCAGGTTATAGCCGACCAGCACCACCAGCGCGCTCGCCCCGACCGCCAGCGCGACGACAACGGTCCGCACCGCCTCCCCGCGCGGCAGCGACCGCAGCCGCCACAAGGCATAGCCCGCAACCGGCAGCCCGGCGATCAGCGCGGAATGTTCGATCAGCACCGCCCAGCCGAGCGCAAGGCCCGCGACCACTGCATGAAACCACGACCGCCCCGGCCCGGTCCCGCGCCACACCGCCCAGCTCGCAATCACCAGCAGCGCGGCGACCGGCGCATGGCCGAAGATCGTCGTCGACCATCCCCAGACCGTCGTGCCCAGCCCATAGGACAAAGCCGCGACCGCCCCCGCCTCGACATCGCGGGTAACCCTGCGCACCAGATCGTAGAGCAGCATCGCCGCCAGCGCGCTCAAGACCGCGCAGATGGTGATCGCCACCAGCCGGATGCGAATTTTGAGGAAACGGTTGAACTCGCGATTCTCGAACCCCGGCACGAAATCGCTGGCGCGCTGGCCCGACACGGCATTCGCGACCATGACGGCGGGGATGCCCAGCACGGTGATGCCGGGCGCCTTGTCCGAATAATAATGATCGCCGAAATGCGCCTTGTCGATCGTCAGCGCGGCATATTCGTCGATGGTGGCGTCGCCCTCCTCGACCAGCGACAGCGTGGCGAACATGCGGACGGCGTTGTTGGGGTTGAACTCCCACGACCCGAACCACGCGCAGGAAAACCACACGAGGATCAGGATCACCCACGCGACCGGGTCGCGACGCAGCGGCGGGGAGGTCGGCATGCGTCGCTCCCCGTCGCGCAGGTCAGAAGATCCGGTTGAGCAGCAGGTACAGAGACCCCGACAGCAGCACCGACACCGGCAGCGTCAGCACCCATGCCATCAACAGGTTGCGCACCGTCGACATCTGCAACCCCGACCGGTTCGCCGCCATCGTGCCGGCGACGCCCGACGACAGGACATGCGTCGTCGACACCGGCAGGCCGAGGCTGTCGGCACCGAAGATCGTGCCCATCGCCACCAGTTCGGCCGACGCACCCTGCGCATAGGTCAGGTGGGTCTTGCCGATCTTTTCGCCCACCGTGACCACGATCCGCTTCCACCCGACCATGGTGCCCAGACCCAGGGCGAAGGCGACCGCGACCTTGACCCATAGCGGGATGAAGCGCGTGCCGGCGTCCAGCGACCCGCGATATTCGGTCAGCACCTTCTTGTCGCCTTCGGTCAGCGACAGCGTCGGCTCCTTGGCCAGCCTCTTCACCGCTTCCGACGTCAGGTACATGTCGTTGCGCATATTGCCGCTGACGGCGGCCGGCACCTTGGCCAGCGTGCCATATTCGCGGACCTGCTGCTCGATCGCGCCGACCATCGTGGTCACGGCGGGCACGGTTTCGGCGGTCAGCTTGCGGTCGGTGATGTAGCGCTGCGCCTGCGACCGCGCGGTCGCGTCGTCGGGCAGCGCGCCATCGCCCTGCGGCGTCAGCACGCGCACCGCGGCGGCGCTGTTGGTCGCGAACTGCGCCTCATATTGTGCCGGCACCGCGCGGTTCAGCGCATAGGCGGTGGGCACCGTGCCGATCAGGATCAGCATGATCAGGCCCATGCCCTTCTGCCCGTCGTTCGACCCGTGGGCGAAGCTGACGCCGGTGCAGGTGAAGATCAGCAGCGCGCGAATCCACAGCGGCGGTGGCGTGTCGCCGACCGGCGCCTCGTACAGCTTGCGGTTGCGGATCAGCGTCTTCATGGCGAGGAACAGCAGCGCGGCGACGCCGAAGCCGATCATCGGCGACACCAGCAGCGCCTTGCCGATCTCGGTCGCCTTGTCCCAGTCCACCCCGGCTGACCCGTTGCGCCCCTGCAGGATCGCATTGGCGACGCCGACGCCGATGATCGACCCGATCAGCGTGTGCGACGACGACGACGGAATGCCCAGCGCCCAGGTGGCGAGGTTCCACACGATCGCCGCGATCAGCAGCGCGAACACCATTGCGAATCCGGACGACGACCCCACTTGCAGGATCAGCTCGATCGGCAGCAGCGAGATGATGCCGAACGCGACCGCGCCGGTCGACATCAGCACGCCCAGGAAGTTGAACACTCCCGACCACACCACCGCGACATGGGCGGGCATCGAATTGGTGTAGATCACGGTCGCGACCGCATTGGCGGTGTCGTGGAAACCGTTCACGAATTCGAAGCCCAGCGCGATGATCAGCGCGAGCACCAGCAGCGCGAAGGGCATCAGCGTCAGCGGATCGACGCTGGCCGCCGCCGCATCGTGATAGACGTTGTAGACGACATAGCCGAGAGCGGCGACGATCGCCGTGGCGAATCCAAACGTACCGGCGCGGCCGAAGCCGTCGTCCAGTTTCGGGCCGGGGCGTCCATCCCGCTCCAGCGCTGCGCTCGTCATCGAAATTCCCCTGCCGAATGAACGTGTCGCCCTATCGGCGAAGTGTGACAGCTCTTCGGGAGCGTCGCACGCCCAACGCGTCGGCATCGCGGTTCGGCGATGCGCCCCATAGCGAACCGAATGCGCTTTGGCGATATGATGCGCGAAATCCCCGATTTGCGCCGATGGCGTTGCCTTGCCGCCACATGCCATGCGGCGAATCGGCACCGCTTCGCGCTTGACGACTCACCCGGCAGGGGTGCCATGCGGCGCCATGGATCAGCGCGAACCTCCCCCGTCCTCCGCCCATCGCCGCCGCATCGCGCTGGATGAGCGCACCTGCCGGATGATCTGCCCGATCGCCTCGGCGATGGTCGGCGTCTGCCTGACCGGCATCGGGCTGCTGCACGTCACCATCACCATGCGCGCGCGCCAGACGATCGCCGACGACCTGCTCTCGGTCGACGCGCTTCTCTTCCTGATCGCGACGCTCAGCTCCTATTTCGCGCTCAGGGTGCAGGGCACCAGGCGGCTGCACTGGCTGGAGCGGATCGCCGATGCGACCTTCATCCTCGCGATGCTGCTGCTGACGGCGGCATGCTTCATCATCACCTACGCGTTGAACCGGTAGGCGCACGCCCCATGCGTCACCCCCGCGAAGGCGGGGGTCCATATACGCCGACGCTAGCGATTCCTTCTCGGCCGTTGGCGGTTATGGGTTCCCGCCTTCGCGGGAATGACGAAAAGCCCCCAAACATTACCGATTGTTCAGCGCCCGCTGAACCGCCGGCAACCCGCCATTCGCTACGCCCTTCCCCATGAAGGGGAATCGAACGATGCGCGGATGGGCGGGAATCGCGGCGCTGGCGCTGGCCATGCCCGCCGCGGCCAACACGCCGGCCCAGCTGCCCGCCGGCCTGTGGCTCAGCCCGCACAACAATGTCGCGGTCCGCACCGGTCCGTGCGGCGCGCATCTGTGCGGCTGGGTGGTGTGGGCCAGCCCGTCCGCGCGCGCCGATGCGAAGGATGGCGGCGTCGACCGGCTGCTCGGCACCGAATTGCTCGAGGATTACGCCGCCGATGGCAGCGGAGCGTGGACCGGCACGGTGTTCGTGCCCGACATGGGCCGCCGCTTCGCCTCGCGCATCGACCTGCCCCGCCCCGATACGCTCCGGATTCGCGGCTGTATGTGGGGCGGCATGCTCTGCCGGACCCAGAGCTGGTCGCGGATCGAACAGGTGCCGCATGGCTGAGCTGCGCCGCCTGCTCGATCGCTATCGCACGCCGATCGGCGTCCTGGTCGTCCTTGCCCTCATCGCGCTGGGCTTCGCCGCGCTCCAGCATCTGACGCAGGAGATCCGCTTCGCCGATGTCCGCGCCGCGCTGCACGACCTGTCGGTGACCAAGATCGTCCTCGCCCTGCTCGCGACCGCCGGAAGCTATCTGGCGCTGACCTTCTACGACCTGCTGGCGTTGCATACCATCGCCCGCCCGCTCCCCTGGCGCACCGCCGCACTCGCCTCGTTCACCAGCTATACGCTCAGCCACAATCTTGGCCTCGCGCTGCTGACCGGCGGGTCGGCGCGCTACCGCATCTACAGCGCCGCCGGGCTGGACGGCCCCGACGTCGCGCGCGTCGTCGCCATCGCCAGCGGCACCTTCTGGGCCGGAGTCGTCAGCGTCACCGGAGTCGCGCTGCTGCTGCACCCGGGCGCGCTCGACCTTGCCGGCCTGAAACTGTCGGCAACGCAAGTCCAGGCCGCCGGCTGGAGCATCGCCGTGTTGACGATCGCGCTGCTCGGCGCCTGCGCGGTCGTGCGCGCGCCGATCCGCCTGTTCGGCTTTACCCTGCCCCTGCCAAGCCCCGGTCTGCTCCTCCTCCAGATCGCCATCGCGCTGGTCGACATCGCCTGCGCCAGTGCCGCGCTGTTCGTCCTGATCCCCGGCGCCGCGCCCGCTTTGCTGCCCGCCTTCATCCTCGCCTATACGCTCGGCATCGTCGCCGCCGTCGTCACCCATGTCCCGGGCGGCATCGGCGTGTTCGAAGCGGTCGTGCTGGCGGTGGTCCCGGTCGACCGCGCCACCCTGTTCGCCGCGCTGATCGCCTATCGCGTGCTCTATTACCTCCTGCCGCTCGGCTTCGGCGTCTTCGTCCTGGCGTGGCACGAAGGTGCGCGCCAGCGCCGCCGCTCCAGCCGCTTCCTCTCGGGCGTCCGCGCCGTCGCCACCGGAGTCGCTCCGCTGGCGCTGAGCGTCGCGACCTTCATGGCCGGTGCGATGCTGCTGCTGTCCGGCTCGCTCCCCTCGGTTCGCGCCCGCATGGGCGACCTCGCCGCCATCCTGCCGCTGCCGATGATCGAGTTCAGTTCGATCGCTGCCAGCCTGACCGGCACCGCGCTGCTCCTGCTCGCCCCCGCCCTCTATCGTCGCCTCGACGGCGCGTTCCTCGCCACCCGCACGCTGCTGATCGCCGCCGCGCTGTTTTCGATTCTCAAGGGGCTGGATTATGAGGAGGCGACCGCCTGCCTCACCGTCGCCGCGTTGCTGCAATGGACCCGCAGCGCCTTCTACCGCCGCACGGCCGTCACCGGGCAACCGGTCGGTCCCGGCTGGGTCGCGTCGGTCGCCGCCGTGATCGCACTGACGATCTGGGCGGGCTTCTTCGCCTATCGCCATGTCGATTATTCCGAAAATCTGTGGTGGAAGTTTGCGCTGCACAGCAATGCGCCGCGTTTCCTGCGCGCGACGCTGGGCGTCATCGTCATGCTCGCCGGTGCCTGTGTCTGGCGGCTGATGTCGCCGACCGCGACGGCGGCCCGCAGCGCGCTGTCGGAGGTCGATTCGGTGACCGTGCGTCGCATCCTCGCCAGCGCGAACCGGACCGACACGATGCTGGCGCTGACCGGCGACAAGCGCTTCCTGCTGTCGGACGCCGGCGACGCCTTCGTCATGTACCAGGTCCACGGTGCCAGCTGGGTGGTGATGGGCGATCCGGTCGGCCCGCGCGAGGCATGGGGCGAGCTGCTGTGGAATCTCCGCGACCTCGCCGACCGCGACCAGGGGCGGCTGCTGCTCTATCAGATTTCGTCGCCGGTGCTCGATATCGCGATCGGCATGGGGCTGAGCATCGTCAAATATGGCGAGGATGCCGTAGTCGATCTGACCAGCTTCACCCTCGACACCCCCCGCCTGCGCGCGCTGCGCAAGTCGGAACGCGCGGTCGCGCGCAAGGGCGCGCGGATGCACATCGTCGCCGCCAGCGAACTCGGCCCGATCATGGACGAACTCGAATCGGTCTCCGACGAATGGCTCCAGGCCAAGGCACAGCGGGAAAAGGGCTTCAGCCTCGGCCATTTCGACCGCGCCTATCTGTCGTTCTTCGACATGGCGGTGGTGACGATCGACGACCGCATCGTCGCCTTCGCCAATCTGTGGCTGACCGAAAACCGCAAGGAGGCGTCGGTCGACCTGATGCGCCACCGGTCGGACACCCCGCCCGGCACGATGGACTATCTGCTCGTCAACCTGATGCTCTGGGCGCAGCAACACGGCTATGCCCGCTTCTCGCTCGGCATGGCGCCGCTGTCGGGGATCGAGGATCGCCGGCTCGCTCCGGCATGGGCCAAGGCGGCGGCGTTCATCTTCCGCCATGGCGAGCGCTTCTACGGTTTCCGGGGCCTGCGCACCTACAAGGAGAAGTTCGCGCCGGGATGGGAGCCGCGCTACATCGCCGGGCCCGGCGGTGTCGGCCTGTTGCGGGGCCTGCGCGACCTGTCCCGCCTGATCTCGCGGCCCCAGCCCGCGCTCTACCTGCCCCCCGCTCCCGCCGCCGACACCCTCGCGCCCGAACCGAAAGTATCCCAGCCATGAACCGTCTCGACCGTCGTCGTCGCCTGCGCCGCCGTTTCGGCATCGGCGCGCTCCTTGCCGGGCTGCTGGTGCTGCTCGGTCTCGCTGCCCCAGCGCTCCATCTGATCGACAGCCAGTCGCTGCGCCTGTTCGACGGGGGCCGAAAGCATCCGGCGGTCGCCGCCGTCTATATCTCGGGCGACATGGGGCTGCGCTTCGGTCTGGGCAGCGAGGTCGTGCCCGCGCTCGCCGCGCACGGCATCCCGGTGGTCGGGGTCAGCTCCCCGGTCAATTTCGGCACGCGCAAGACCCGTGAACAGGTCGATGCGATCGTCGCGAACGCGATCCGCACCGCGCTGGCACGGACCGGGGCGCAGCGGGTGATCCTGATGGGTCAGTCGTTCGGCGCCGACATGGTATCGGCCACCGCCCCCGACCTGCCCGCCGACCTGCGCGCGAAAGTCGCGGCGATCAGCGTCGTTGTGCCTGCCGAAACCGTCTATTTCCGCTCCGACCCCACCGGCATCCTCTATCACGGCACGCCCGATGCCCGTCCCTCCGCGGCGATGCGTACGCTCGACTGGGCACCGGTCATCTGCATCTATGGCCGCGAGGAATCGGACAGCCTGTGCCCGACGCTCCGCGGCAGCCCTGCGCAGGTCGTCGGCCTGCCTGGCGGGCATTTCCTGCACCATGACGACCAGCTGGTGATCGCCACCATCCTTGCCACGCTGCGCATGGCCGATCCGCGCATCTTTGCCGGAATTTTTGTGCGCCGCACCCAAGCCCGCCTTGATCCGGACAAATCGTCCACTTAATACAGGGTCTGCCGCGACGGGCGGCCGGACAGGGCGGACCCAGGCGACCGATGAGCGACCAACAGCACGACAATCAGCCGGCGGACGAAGCGACCGAGGCGAAGCGCGGCAACGGCCGGGCCAAATGGATCCTGATCGCGCTGGTCGTGGTCGCGGCGGTGGTCGGCGGCTGGTGGTACATCGACTATCAGAACAACGGCAAATTCTTCGAAGAGACCAATGACGCCACCGTGCAGGCCGACATGGTGACGATCGCGCCCAAGGTTTCGGGCTATGTCGAAGAAGTGCTGGTCCGCGACAATCAGGACGTGACCGCCGGCCAGCCGCTGGTCCGCATCGACCCGCGCGACACCCGTGCGCGGGCGGCGCAGGCCGAGGCGCAGATCGCCGTCGCCGGCGCGCAGGCCGATACCGCCCGCGCGCAGATCACCGAACAATATGCCGCGATCGATCAGGCCCGCGCCCAGCTGGCCGCCGCGCGCAGCAAGGCCGCCTATGACGCCGGCGAAGTCGCGCGCTACCGCCCGCTCGCCGCTTCGGGCGCCGAAACCCGCCAGACCCTGGCCCAGCTCGAAGTCACCGCGCGCCAGTCGGCCGACAATGTCCGCGCCGCCGAAGCCGCCGTCGCCGCGCAGCAGCGCCGCGTCGCCTCGCTGCAAAGCCAGGTCGCGCAGGGCCGCGCGCAGGGACAGGCCGCCCGCGCGCAGCTCGCCGCCGCCAGCGTCGATGTCGGCGCGACGCAGCTGACCGCACCGATCGCCGGCCGCATCGGCGACAAGACCGTGACCATCGGCCAGTTCGTGCAGGCCGGCACCCGGCTGATGTCGGTCGTGCCGCTCGACCGGCTCTATATCACCGCGAATTTCAAGGAAACGCAGCTCGCGCTGATGCGCCCGGGCCAGCCGGTCGAGATCGACGTGGATGCGCTCGACGGCGTCCACATCAAGGGCCGGGTCGAAAGCATTGCGCCGGGCACCGGCGCGCAATTCTCGCTGCTGCCGCCGCAGAACGCGACCGGCAACTTCACCAAGATCACGCAGCGCGTGCCGGTGCGCGTCTCGATCGAGGCGACACCGGAGGCCCGCCGCCTGCTGGTTCCCGGTCTATCGGTCACGGTCACCGTCGACACCCGCAGCGCACGCGACGAGCTGAAGCAACTGCGCGAGCAGGCGGGCCGCTGAGATGGCCAGCGCGGCCGTGACCGCCGCCCCGCCACAGCGGGCCGATCTTGCGGCATGGCTGGCGGTGATCGCGGGCAATCTCGGCGCGCTGATGGCGACGCTCGACATCTCGATCGTCAATTCGGCGCTGCCGACCATCCAGGGCGAGATCGGCGCCAGCGGGACCGAGGGGACGTGGATCGCTACCGCCTATCTCGTCGCCGAAATCGTCATCATCCCCATGGCCGGCTGGTTGCAGCGGATGCTGGGGATGCGGACCTTCCTGCTGATCGCCGCCGGACTGTTCACTATCTTCTCGGTCATCTGCGGCATCGCCACGACATTGCCGATGATGATTGTCGGTCGCGTCGGACAGGGGTTCACCGGCGGGGCGATGATCCCGACCGCGCAGACGATCATCGCCCAGCGCCTGCCGCCGCACCAGCAGCCGGTCGGCATCGCCGTGTTCGGCGTGACCGCGATCCTGGGGCCGGTGCTGGGGCCGCTGGTCGGCGGCTGGCTGACCGAGAATATCAGCTGGCACTATGCCTTCTTCCTGAACGTGCCGATCTGCGCGATCCTCGTCACGCTGCTGCTGGTCGGGCTGCCGCATGAAAAGGCGAAGCTGCACCTGTTCCGCGAGGCGGACTGGCTGGGCATCGCCGGCCTCGCGCTGGGACTGGGCGGCCTCACCGTGTTCCTCGAGGACGGGCAGCGCGAACAATGGTTCGATTCCGAACTCATCCGCTGGATGGCGTTCACCAGCGCGGTCGGCTTCGTCCTGCTGTTCTGGGGACAGGCGACCGCGCGGCGCCCGATCATCAAGCTCAAGCTGCTGCTCGACCGGCAATTCGGCGCGGTCGCCCTGATGGGCATCGTGCTAGGCGTCGTCCTCTACGGCACCAGCTATGCCATCCCGCAGTTCCTCGCCGCGCTGGCGAACTATAATGCGTTGCAGGCGGGCAAGGTCGTGCTGCTGTCGGGCATCCCCAGCCTGATCCTGATGACGATGGTCCCGATCCTGCTGAAGCGGATCGACATCCGCATCGCGGTGTCGATGGGGCTGCTGATCATGGGCACCGCCGCGCTGCTCGACGCCAGCCTCACCGCGCAATCCTCCGGCCCGGACTTCACCGCGTCGCAGCTGCTGCGCGGCGTCGGCCAGATCCTGTGCATGCTGTTCCTCAGCCAGGCCTGCGTCCGCTCGGTCCCGCCCGAGGATGCGGGCGATGCGTCGGGCCTGTTCAACGCCTTCCGCAATTTGGGCGGCAGCTTCTCGCTCGCCGGCATCTCGATCCTGCAGGACCAGCGGATGTATTTCCATTCGCGCCGGATGGAGGAGACGCTGAACGCCAACAGCCCCGAGGTGCAGACCTATGTCGCGCAGCTCGGCCACGCGGTCGGCGATCCGGCGGTGGGACTTCGGCTGCTCGCGCAACAGATTTCGGCCGAGGCGCTGACCATGACGTACAACGACATCTTCTGGATCATGGGCATGGGCACCTTCTGCGTCCTGCCCCTCGTCCTGTTCCTCCGCCCCCTGCCCAAGGGCGCCAAACCGGCGACGGTGCATTGATGACGACGCGACCCCTTTCCCTGATCGCCCTGCTGCTGCTCGGCGCCTGCACCGTCGGCCCGAACTATGCCGGCCCGCCCGCGACCGCAGGCGACGCGGTACGGCGTGGATCGTTCGCCCGTGCGACCGACCCCGCCTTCACCGCCGCCCCCGGCCTCGCGCGCTGGTGGGAGGGGCTGAACGACCCGCTGCTCACCCGCCTGGTCGACGACGCGCTGGCACACAGCCCGAGCATCGACCTTGCCCTTGCCCGCGTGCGCGAGGCGCAGGCCCAGCTGACGCAGCAGCGCACCGCGCAACTGCCCAGCGTCAGCGCCAATGCGACCGTGCTCGGCGCGCGCCTGCCCCCGATCGAGCCGGGCAGCGGCAGCACCGATGTCCAGTTCTACAATGTCGGCGCCAATGCCAGTTGGGAACTCGACCTGTTCGGCGGCGGCCGGCGTCGCACCGAACAGGCCCGCGCGACCGAGGACGCCCGGTTCGCCGATCTGGCCGACGTACAGGTATCGCTGTCGGCCGCCGTCGCGCAGGCCTATGTGGCCTTGCGCGACGTTCAGGCCCGCATCGGCTTGAGCGACGCGACCACCCGCC
This window encodes:
- a CDS encoding glycosyltransferase family 39 protein — its product is MPTSPPLRRDPVAWVILILVWFSCAWFGSWEFNPNNAVRMFATLSLVEEGDATIDEYAALTIDKAHFGDHYYSDKAPGITVLGIPAVMVANAVSGQRASDFVPGFENREFNRFLKIRIRLVAITICAVLSALAAMLLYDLVRRVTRDVEAGAVAALSYGLGTTVWGWSTTIFGHAPVAALLVIASWAVWRGTGPGRSWFHAVVAGLALGWAVLIEHSALIAGLPVAGYALWRLRSLPRGEAVRTVVVALAVGASALVVLVGYNLIAFGTVFRLGYSGVTDFAGMQEGFFGLTYPKPYVLYELTFGERRGILWVAPILIVAPFGIAMLVRDPATRAIGWLAVAGAVVPFLINASYYYWDGGNATGPRHALPAVGFLCIGIGAFWAQATRWSRTAVAVLLAGSVVLNMAIASAEITAPGGEPRALAVAVFRERFDPGYLRTVADEWFGYTPWQGLAIWAAVAGVLTVALAGLVRRAKVKER
- a CDS encoding inorganic phosphate transporter; the protein is MTSAALERDGRPGPKLDDGFGRAGTFGFATAIVAALGYVVYNVYHDAAAASVDPLTLMPFALLVLALIIALGFEFVNGFHDTANAVATVIYTNSMPAHVAVVWSGVFNFLGVLMSTGAVAFGIISLLPIELILQVGSSSGFAMVFALLIAAIVWNLATWALGIPSSSSHTLIGSIIGVGVANAILQGRNGSAGVDWDKATEIGKALLVSPMIGFGVAALLFLAMKTLIRNRKLYEAPVGDTPPPLWIRALLIFTCTGVSFAHGSNDGQKGMGLIMLILIGTVPTAYALNRAVPAQYEAQFATNSAAAVRVLTPQGDGALPDDATARSQAQRYITDRKLTAETVPAVTTMVGAIEQQVREYGTLAKVPAAVSGNMRNDMYLTSEAVKRLAKEPTLSLTEGDKKVLTEYRGSLDAGTRFIPLWVKVAVAFALGLGTMVGWKRIVVTVGEKIGKTHLTYAQGASAELVAMGTIFGADSLGLPVSTTHVLSSGVAGTMAANRSGLQMSTVRNLLMAWVLTLPVSVLLSGSLYLLLNRIF
- a CDS encoding DUF2147 domain-containing protein — its product is MRGWAGIAALALAMPAAANTPAQLPAGLWLSPHNNVAVRTGPCGAHLCGWVVWASPSARADAKDGGVDRLLGTELLEDYAADGSGAWTGTVFVPDMGRRFASRIDLPRPDTLRIRGCMWGGMLCRTQSWSRIEQVPHG
- the mprF gene encoding bifunctional lysylphosphatidylglycerol flippase/synthetase MprF, which translates into the protein MAELRRLLDRYRTPIGVLVVLALIALGFAALQHLTQEIRFADVRAALHDLSVTKIVLALLATAGSYLALTFYDLLALHTIARPLPWRTAALASFTSYTLSHNLGLALLTGGSARYRIYSAAGLDGPDVARVVAIASGTFWAGVVSVTGVALLLHPGALDLAGLKLSATQVQAAGWSIAVLTIALLGACAVVRAPIRLFGFTLPLPSPGLLLLQIAIALVDIACASAALFVLIPGAAPALLPAFILAYTLGIVAAVVTHVPGGIGVFEAVVLAVVPVDRATLFAALIAYRVLYYLLPLGFGVFVLAWHEGARQRRRSSRFLSGVRAVATGVAPLALSVATFMAGAMLLLSGSLPSVRARMGDLAAILPLPMIEFSSIAASLTGTALLLLAPALYRRLDGAFLATRTLLIAAALFSILKGLDYEEATACLTVAALLQWTRSAFYRRTAVTGQPVGPGWVASVAAVIALTIWAGFFAYRHVDYSENLWWKFALHSNAPRFLRATLGVIVMLAGACVWRLMSPTATAARSALSEVDSVTVRRILASANRTDTMLALTGDKRFLLSDAGDAFVMYQVHGASWVVMGDPVGPREAWGELLWNLRDLADRDQGRLLLYQISSPVLDIAIGMGLSIVKYGEDAVVDLTSFTLDTPRLRALRKSERAVARKGARMHIVAASELGPIMDELESVSDEWLQAKAQREKGFSLGHFDRAYLSFFDMAVVTIDDRIVAFANLWLTENRKEASVDLMRHRSDTPPGTMDYLLVNLMLWAQQHGYARFSLGMAPLSGIEDRRLAPAWAKAAAFIFRHGERFYGFRGLRTYKEKFAPGWEPRYIAGPGGVGLLRGLRDLSRLISRPQPALYLPPAPAADTLAPEPKVSQP
- a CDS encoding AcvB/VirJ family lysyl-phosphatidylglycerol hydrolase — encoded protein: MNRLDRRRRLRRRFGIGALLAGLLVLLGLAAPALHLIDSQSLRLFDGGRKHPAVAAVYISGDMGLRFGLGSEVVPALAAHGIPVVGVSSPVNFGTRKTREQVDAIVANAIRTALARTGAQRVILMGQSFGADMVSATAPDLPADLRAKVAAISVVVPAETVYFRSDPTGILYHGTPDARPSAAMRTLDWAPVICIYGREESDSLCPTLRGSPAQVVGLPGGHFLHHDDQLVIATILATLRMADPRIFAGIFVRRTQARLDPDKSST
- a CDS encoding HlyD family secretion protein, coding for MSDQQHDNQPADEATEAKRGNGRAKWILIALVVVAAVVGGWWYIDYQNNGKFFEETNDATVQADMVTIAPKVSGYVEEVLVRDNQDVTAGQPLVRIDPRDTRARAAQAEAQIAVAGAQADTARAQITEQYAAIDQARAQLAAARSKAAYDAGEVARYRPLAASGAETRQTLAQLEVTARQSADNVRAAEAAVAAQQRRVASLQSQVAQGRAQGQAARAQLAAASVDVGATQLTAPIAGRIGDKTVTIGQFVQAGTRLMSVVPLDRLYITANFKETQLALMRPGQPVEIDVDALDGVHIKGRVESIAPGTGAQFSLLPPQNATGNFTKITQRVPVRVSIEATPEARRLLVPGLSVTVTVDTRSARDELKQLREQAGR
- a CDS encoding MDR family MFS transporter: MASAAVTAAPPQRADLAAWLAVIAGNLGALMATLDISIVNSALPTIQGEIGASGTEGTWIATAYLVAEIVIIPMAGWLQRMLGMRTFLLIAAGLFTIFSVICGIATTLPMMIVGRVGQGFTGGAMIPTAQTIIAQRLPPHQQPVGIAVFGVTAILGPVLGPLVGGWLTENISWHYAFFLNVPICAILVTLLLVGLPHEKAKLHLFREADWLGIAGLALGLGGLTVFLEDGQREQWFDSELIRWMAFTSAVGFVLLFWGQATARRPIIKLKLLLDRQFGAVALMGIVLGVVLYGTSYAIPQFLAALANYNALQAGKVVLLSGIPSLILMTMVPILLKRIDIRIAVSMGLLIMGTAALLDASLTAQSSGPDFTASQLLRGVGQILCMLFLSQACVRSVPPEDAGDASGLFNAFRNLGGSFSLAGISILQDQRMYFHSRRMEETLNANSPEVQTYVAQLGHAVGDPAVGLRLLAQQISAEALTMTYNDIFWIMGMGTFCVLPLVLFLRPLPKGAKPATVH